From the Thermodesulfobacteriota bacterium genome, the window CGGACCGCTTGGTCTGTGGACCCTCCTGCTCCCCAGGGGACAATGATCCGGATCGGTTTGGTCGGTTTCCAGTCTTGGGCAGAGACCCCACCGAATCCGGCCATGACCCCGAGGATGATCAACCCGATGACCCACATCTTCCTTCTCATCCTTTGTTCCTCCTTTCCTCCTTAAGATTTTTTGGGAAGACTACCACATTCCATTTCTGGGTGTCAAAGACGTAAAAGGGGTGCTCGCTGCCTTCCCAAACTACCTCTGGCCGATCACCTCGTAGACCTGAACCGTGCTTTCCGTGTAGAGGGCCTTGATCTTTGGAGAGAGGGCTTGATGATCTGCCGACCCCCTCCAGGCCGCAGCGGTTTCGAGGGACTGGAATCGGATGGCCATCTGATACACGGACTCCTTTTCATGCTCTTTTAAGAGGGTGACCGATACGAACCCGGGCTGACGGGACATGGCCACGCTATATTCCTCTCTGAAAAGGGTTTCAAAATCCTTCTCTTTCCCGGGTATGACATGGAAGGTGACGTGCCGCTCGATCATCTTTTTCTCCTCTCGGGTTTCTTCTTCAGGTTTTTTCGAAGATCTCTGGTCGTCTGAATGGGATACCGGCCACCTCCATCGTCAGGGTGGGGTAGAGGATGGGACGGGTGATCATCTCCGGCCCCCTTGAGGTGGCGAGAATCGTGTCCTCGGATTTGGTTCCGGTGAGCGAAGGATTCCAGGTGAAGGCCTGATTCTCCTGGATGACGTCGGGTGTGCTGAAATGGGTCCGGTAGTCCCTGCCCGTGTAACCGATCGATCCCCCCTGGTGGTGGAGCCTCCATTCTTCAGGATAGCCCATTTCACGATAGGCCTCGATGCCTCTCTGAAGCACCTCCCGGGCCGGGATCCCCGGCCGGGTGTGGGCCATCATCGTGCAGTCGATGAAGACATTGGCATGATACTTCTCTTTCAACTCTTCCGGTGTTTTTCCGAAGTGGACGAACCGGGTCAGCGAGACGATGAGCCCCCACTTTCGGGCATTGACCGAAACCATCAAGATCTTTTCAATTTGTTTCTCGGTGGGGATGGGGTGACGAAACTTCGAAATCCTCTCGTCGGCGGCCGACATCAGGGTGATCGGGTCGATCCGATCCTTCCAGAGTTCCTGGCAAAGTCTTCCGACGACCTCGGACTCTTTTTCTCCCTGCCTCGTCTCCATCACGGTCTTCTCAAGGGCGAGGGAGACCTTCTCCCCGAGCCATCGGTACCGCTCCTGTTCTTCAGGGGTCAAGGAGTACCGAAGCCGGGCGATCTCCTCCGGGAGGACCGTCGCCTTCGGAAAAGGGGCATCGCTTCCAAGGGGGCCGTCTCCGACCAGGTCCTGGACGATCGAGACTTCCCGATCCTCATGCCAGGGGAAGGTTTTTACCTTGAACCCCTGCTCCTCCAGCCTCTCCTCTTCGATCATCCGGGGCGCCTCGATGTTGTTGGAGATGAGATATTTTGAATCATCCGTGATGAGAAGCGAGGTTGCCCCGAACTCGGTGGTGATCCCTACGAGGTTCAGACCGCCGCAGGTCATCCAGCAGAAATTGGCCTGCCGTTTGAGGAGCAGGCCCTTGAGTCCTCTCGATCTCAGAAATTCCCTTACCCGTCTCTCTTTCTCTAAGATTTCCTCTCTCAATCCCATGGGTCGCCTCTTCAGGGTGGAGTCTGAGAACCTCGGGGTTGGGAGAAGAGGGAGCGAGGAAATTGGCTCCCCCTTCCCAGATTTTCCGATCCCTTTTCGCAGTTATTGGGCCAGCACCTCTGCCCAGGTGGTGACGGTCCACTGCGTCTTGAAGAGCTCGTTGACGGCCTCCTTTGCCTTCTCCCGGAAGGAGGCGGCATCGGGAATGATCACCTGCATGCCAAACCTCTGGAGTTCGACCAGGAGGGCGGCCTCGCCTGTCTTGATCTTGTTGAGGGCCCACTCCTCGGCCTCCTTCCCTGCCCTCACGATAAGGTCCTGGTCGGCTTTGGGCAGTTTGTCGAAGAAGGGCTTGTGGATCAGAAGCCCTGCGGTCTGGACCAGGTGATTGGTGATGATCAGATGGCTCTGGACCTCGTAAAGCTTGAAAGAGTGGATCTGGGGGAGGTCTCCCTCGGAGGCCTCGGCTTTCCCTTCCTTCAAGGAATTGTAGAGTTCGGGCAAAGGAATTCCGATCGGATCCGCGCCGATGGCCTTCCAGACCGCCATCCAGCTCGGGATGGGCGGAAGCCTCAATTTCAGGTTGTAGACGTCGGCCGGCGTATAGATGGGCCGTTTGGCCGTGGTCTGCCTCAGCCCCCTGTAGATGGTTCCCAAGAATTTCAGATCGTTCTTTTCGAGCTGGGCCCTGGCCTCTTGTCCGAGCCGGCCGTTCCAGACCCTCATGTAGTGATCGAAATCCCTCATGACATAGGGGCCGGTGAAGAAATAGTACGGGGGGGCATAGTATTCGAGAAAGGCGGTGCCGTTGGACTGCATCTCGATTTCGCCGTTTCGGTTCATCCTGTTGATGTCGATTTCGCTCTTCGTGCCGGCATCGATCTTCACCTCGATCCGGCCCCCAGTTCCTTTCTCCACGATCTCTTTGAACTTTTCAGCCGCCTCGACGACGATGCCGCCTTTGAAGGGGCTGGCCAGACGGATCGTCGTCTTCTCCTGAGCCCTGACGATGGGAATCGCCTGGATGGCGAAGAGAAAGGCAAGGAGAGCGATGGCGAGAAAGACCGAAACCCATTTGATCGCTTTCATGTCGTTAACCCCCTTTCCTCTAAAAGATTATTTTTTGATCTCCTTGACCAGTTTCCCATAGAACTCGTGGTCCTGGGCCATCAGTTTCCCGAAGGCCTCCGGCCCGAGATAGGAGAGGTTGACCGCCATATCCTTGGCCGTCTTCTGGAAGGCAGGGTCCTCCATCCCGGCTTTGAAGGCGTCATGGAGCTTCTTGATCACATCGGGAGGTGTCCCCTTGGGTGCGGCCAGGCCTCGCCACATCCCCATCGCAAAGTCGATGCCCTGCTCCTTCACCGTGGGCACATCCGGGAACATTTCCAAGCGCTTCTCTGCAAAGAGGGCGATGATCCGGAGTTTTCCGGCCTTCACGTGCTCGATGCCCTCCGGAGGGGAGACCGAGACGGCGTTGATGTGGCCGCCTAAGATGGCCGTCACCGAAGGCCCTCCGCCGGAGAAGGGGATATGGTTGAATTTCACTCCCGCCGCCTTTTCAAAGGCGAGGGCGACCAGGTGAACTCCACCACCTGCCCCGGAATTCCCGACGGTGATCATGTTCGGATTCTTCTTCGCATAGTCCACCAGTTCCCGGACGTTCTTCCAGGGCATATCCGAGCGGATGAGAAACATCGAGGGATCGCTCACCACGTTGAGGATCGGTTCGAAATCCTTATAGGTGTAGGCCGTCGTCACCTGATGGGGAAGGATGGTCAGGGGAGTGACCGCGGCCGTGAGCGTATAACCATCGGGTTTGGCTTTGGCCCCCTCAGTGTAACCGACCGCGCTCCCGCCTCCGGGACGGTTGACGACCACCACTGGCTTTCCCAGATGTTTGGCTGCATAGGGCGCCAGGGCACGGAAGATGAGGTCTGTTGCACCCCCCGCAGCCCATGGGATGATGATCTGGACCTCTTTTTCAGGAAATCCCGCTGCCTGAAGGGGGAGGATCATCATCAGGGAGAAGGCAAGAATCAGGGTAAAAAACCTTTTTATCATGGCCGCACCTCCTTTTGCTTTGAACGAAAGACTTTCACCTCACAGGATTACCCCAACCAGAGCACTCAGGATTTCAACCTCACCTCCTTTCCTTTTCGAAAGGTTCTGAAAAGGGTCTTCACCAATGGAAAGGCGAGGAAAAGGGCCGTTGCGACGAGAAAGACGAGGGAGATCGGCCGCCGGGTAAAGATGGCGAAATCGCCGTGGGAGATCATCAGGGATTGCCGAAAGGCCACCTCCAGCCTCGGGCCGAGGACCAGGGCAAGCAGAAGGGGCGCTCCCTCGTAGGCCCATTTTCGCAGCAGAAACCCGATCGCCCCGAACAGGAGCATGACCCAGATGTCGGGGATGGAGTTGTTCACCGTATACATGCCCGTGAAACAGAAGAGGATGACCAGGGGAAGGAGGATCCTTTTCGGGATCCTCAAGATGTTGGCAAAAAGGGGCACAAAGGGCAGGTTCAGGATGAGGAGGATGAAGTTGCCGATATACATGCTGGCGACCACCCCCCAGAAGAGCTCCGGATGTTGGCTGAGGAGAAGGGGGCCCGGAGAGACCCCGTGAATCAAGAGGGCTCCGAGAAGGATGGCGGTCGGTGGAGCAAAGGGGATTCCGAGGACGAAGAGGGGGATGAAGGCCGATTGGCAGGCAGAGTTGTTTGCCGACTCGGGACCCGCCACCCCTTCGATGGCTCCCTGCCCGAAGGCTTCGGGGTGTTTCGAGAGTTTCCTTTCCACCATATAGGAAGAGTAGGTGGCGATGACGGGCGCGGGTCCCGGAACCAATCCGACTCCGAATCCGATTCCCGCTCCCCTGAGGATGGAGGCAATCGATTGTTTGAGGTCCTGAAGAGAGGGGTAAAGGTCTCTCAAACGGGGGACGATCACCTTCTGATCGAGGAGTTCCTGGGGTTGGTGGACGTTGGTGAGGACCTCGCCAATTCCGAAGAGCCCGATGGCCACGGCCACGAATTCGATCCCGCCCAAGAGATAGGCCGAACCGAAGGTGAACCTGGCATCTCCGGTGACAGGGTCGAGGCCAATGGTCCCGATGATCAGACCGATGGTGGCCATCATCAGGGCTTTAAGCAGAGACGTCCCCGTGACGTTGCTCAGGACGATGAAACCGAAGATCATCAGCGAGAAATACTCCGGAGGTCCAAAGGCCAGGGCGGCCTGGGCCAGGGGAGGGGCCAAAAAGACCAGCCCGAAAAGGCCCAATGTCCCGGCGATGAACGAGCCAATCGCGCAGATGGCCAGGGCAGGACCCGCCCTTCCTTTCTGGGCCATTTTATATCCATCGATACAGGTGATGACGGAGGCGGTCTCACCCGGCACGTTGAGCAGAATGGAGGTCGTTGACCCTCCATACATGGCCCCGTAATAGATGCCGGCCAGCATGATGATGGCAGAGGTGGGATTGAGGCTGAAGGTGGCAGGGATGAGGAGGGCGATCCCCGCGATCGGTCCGATGCCTGGCAGCACCCCGATCAGGGTCCCGACCACCGCACCGACCAGGCAGTAGAGGAGGTTATGGAGGGTGCCGGCAATGGTAAACCCCGTAGCGAGATGTTGGAGCGATTCGAGCATCTATTCTCCTCTGATCCTATGCTATGCCCTGGGCCTCCTCCTCATAGTCCGATCCATCCCTTTGGCATGGGGATCTTCAACCATTGGACGAAAAGAAGATAGGAGACACAGGCCGTCACCAACGACAGGAGGACGTTGAAGGTCCACCGTTTCATCCCGAGGATCCTGAGAAGGGCCATCATCAGAAGGAAGGCCGTGAGGGGATATCCCAACGGGTCGAAGAGGAGGATGGCCAACGCCATGGCTCCAAGAAAGAGGGTCATCTGCTTTGTGGCTACAGACCCTTTGGGTGGCGCCCCTTCGGCAGGGGGCGTTTTTCTCTGAAGAAGGATCTGCTTGGCAATGAAAGCCGAGGAGAGGGCCATCAGGAGAAGCCCTAAGCAGAGGGGAAAGAGACCTGTTCCCGCCATCCGGAAGGTCCCGATCGGCATCCTCAGCGAGAGAATGGTGGTGATGGCTCCGAACAGGAAAATGGCGATCCCTACGAGGATCTCGTCTTTTTTCAATCCGTTCCCCTTTCCCCTCTCCCCTTTCCCACCCAGAGGGTGAGAGGCTAATCCATCAAGGCTCCCCCATTGACATCGAGGATCTCGCCCGTGATAAAAGAGGCCTCTTCCGAGACCAAAAAGAGGACCGCCTCGGCCACATCCTCGGGTTTTCCGAGTCGGCCGAGGGGAATGGAGGCAATGATCTCCTTTCGCCTCTGCTCCGACCACTGGGCACTCATCTCGGTCTCAATGGCATGGGGAGCCACGCCATTGACGTTGATCCCATAGGGGGCCAACTGTCTTGCCAACGTCTTTGTGAGGGCATCGATGCCGGCCTTTGAGGGGCCATACCCAGGGGCTGAGGTGATGTCTCCCATCTTGCCCGCGATCGAAGAGATGTTGATGATCTTTCCACTCCCCTGTTGTTTCATCGTCTCGACGACGGCCTTGGAACAGTTAAACGTCCCCTTGAGATTGACCTCGATGACCCGATCCCAGTCCTCTTCGGTCACGGTATCGATCGTCCCCCTTCGGATGATCCCCGCATTATTGACGAGGATGTCGATCCGGCCTCCGAAGGCCCTCTTCACCTGCTCGACCATCTCCTTGACCTGACCACTTTTAGAGACGTCGCAGGGGACGGCGATGGCCTCGCCCCCTTTCTTCTCGATCTCTCCCTTCAGGGCCATGGCTCCGTCTCGGTCGAAATCGACGATGGCCACCCGGGCCCCCTCTCGGACGAAGGTGAGAACGATAGCCCTTCCGATGCCCCTTGCCCCGCCGGTGACGATCGAGACCCTGCCTTTCAATCTCATCTCTCAACCCTCAGTAGACCTTCCCGAAGACGAGATTTGGAAGAAAGAGGACAATCTGGGGGAAGAAGATGAGCATCAGATCGACCAGCAAGATGGCCGCGATGAACGGGATCGACTCTTTGATGTAATCCTCCAGCCGGCAATCGAGGATGGAACAGACCGTGTACATGGATACGCCGACAGGGGGCGTCACCAATCCCAAAACGATGACCAGCATAAAAATAATTCCGAAATGGACGGGGTCCACCCCGACCTGTCTCACCAGGGGAAGGAGAATGGCCGTAAAGAGGAGGATGATGACGACGCTTTCGATGAACATCCCCGCGATGAGAAGAGCGAGGACGATGACGATCAACAATAATTGAGGATGGCTGACGATCCCCAGCATAAATCCTGAAAAGAGGTCCCCGATCCTTTCATACGCGAGGCCGTAACCGAATATCCCCGAAAGGGCGATGATGAGCATGATTGAGCCGATGTCCACAATGGTGTACTCAAGGGTCCTCTTAAACTTCTCCCAGGTGAGCTCTCTGTAAAAGAAGGCGCCGATCAATAAGGCATACACCGCGGCAAAGGCGCCTGCTTCGGTCGGCGTGAAGAGGCCAAACCGGATCCCTCCGATCAGGGCGATGGGGAAGAGGAAGGCCCAAATGCTGTCGATCAACGCCAAGACCACCTCTTTAAGGGAGGGAGGCTCCCGTTCGGGGAGATACCCTCTCTTCTTCGAGGTGATCGATACGGTCACCATCAGAAAGGCCATCATCATGAGCCCCGGGATGATCCCGGCCGTAAAGAGCCGGCCGATGGAGACCTCTCCGATGGTCCCGTATAGGATCAATCCGATGCTGGGCGGGATGATAGGGGTGATACAGGCGGTAATGGTCGTCACGGCGCTCGTATAGCCTTTGGAAAAGCCCTTTTTGATCATCTCCGTTCCGAGGATGCGGGCCTCCATGGCGGCATCGGCTATGGCGGAACCGGAGACGCCGCCCATGAGGGTGCTGAGGACGACGTTGGTCTGGGCGAGGCCACCGCGCATATGGCCGGCAAGAACAAGGGCCAGCCTGATCAGTCGGTTCGTCAATCCTGTTTCGTTCATCAAATTTGCGGCGAAGATGAAGAGGGGGATGGCGAGGAGGGGGAAATTCTGGGTCTGGGAGATGGCAAGCTGGATCGGCATGGTGAAGGGCAGTTGGGGGTTCTGGAGGAAGAAGACCATTCCTGCGATGCCGATGGCAAAGGCGACGGGCATCCCCATCACCAGTAAAACGATGAACACGATAAAAACCCAGAGCATAGGACGGACCTCATCAAGGGGGTTAAAGGGTATTCCGAACCTTTCAGCACCTGTCAAGACGAAGGAGACACAGTGGCCTGGCCGGCGATTTTTCCCCTCAATTTGAGCAGGGTGGTGATTACCATCAACGCACCGCCTACCGGGACGCTGATCGTCACCCAGGTGTAGCTAAATCCGGGGATTCCTTGAAACTGTCTGAACCGGGTCGTATAGGAAAGCCACGCACCGAAACCGATGAGGGTCAAGAGAAAGAGGAGGATGATCGATAAATTCACCACCTCCATCAGACCTTTATACTTCACCGGCAGTTTGTTGATGAAGTAGTCCACGCTCATCAGCTTGTTCTGCCTCATGGCCACATCGGCACCGAGGAAGGTGCACCAGGCAAAGAGGCAGACTGCCAGATCCACGGACCAGTTGATGGGATACCCCATATACCGGGTGCAGGCGGCCACGAAAATGAGTGCCACGAAGACGATCAGAAAGACCTTGATGATAAAGACCTCGCCTTTACAGATGTACTCATAGACTTTTTTCATAGAACGTTCTCGCCGACAGGGAGCGCATGAACCGATTCTCCCGCATGGGGAGATTCCGGTCCATGCGCTTTGGAAGTCCTCTTTTACATCGTGGGGCCTTTACTTCCTGAATCCCATCTCCTTATGGACTTTCTCCTTGACATCGGCGATCTTCAAAACCTCGTAGGCCTTCTCTCCAGCCCTCCGGAAAGCGGCGATATCGACTTTATCCGATAGAACCATTCCTCGCTTGAGGAGATCCTCCTTCACGTTCTTTTCGTTATCGAGGATCGCCCTGGAGGTCTCCATCCCGGCCTTGTCACATTCTTCGACCAGGATTTTCTGGTAATCCGGGGGCAGCGCGTTGAACCACTTGGCGCTGACGACCTCGAAGTTGACCAGCATGATATGCCCGGTCTCGGTGATGTATTTGAGGACCTCATAGAACCTTCCGGCCGGGATGTTGTGATAGACCAACTCGACGCCATCGATCACCTTTTGCTGAAGGGCCGGATACATTTCCCGGAAGGGAAGGGCCACAGGGGTCGCACCGAGGGCGCGGACAGATTCCTGCCAGATGGGCGCAGGGGGAGTGCGGATACGGAGCCCTTTTAGATCTTCTGGGGAGCGAACGGGCTTGTTGGTGAAGAAGTGTCGGTAGCCCTGAACCCAGCTGAAGGATAAGACCTTTATGCCGAATTTATTGGCAAGCTCGTCCAGCCAGGCCTGGACCGTCGGCATCTTCCTC encodes:
- a CDS encoding antibiotic biosynthesis monooxygenase codes for the protein MIERHVTFHVIPGKEKDFETLFREEYSVAMSRQPGFVSVTLLKEHEKESVYQMAIRFQSLETAAAWRGSADHQALSPKIKALYTESTVQVYEVIGQR
- a CDS encoding M24 family metallopeptidase, translated to MGLREEILEKERRVREFLRSRGLKGLLLKRQANFCWMTCGGLNLVGITTEFGATSLLITDDSKYLISNNIEAPRMIEEERLEEQGFKVKTFPWHEDREVSIVQDLVGDGPLGSDAPFPKATVLPEEIARLRYSLTPEEQERYRWLGEKVSLALEKTVMETRQGEKESEVVGRLCQELWKDRIDPITLMSAADERISKFRHPIPTEKQIEKILMVSVNARKWGLIVSLTRFVHFGKTPEELKEKYHANVFIDCTMMAHTRPGIPAREVLQRGIEAYREMGYPEEWRLHHQGGSIGYTGRDYRTHFSTPDVIQENQAFTWNPSLTGTKSEDTILATSRGPEMITRPILYPTLTMEVAGIPFRRPEIFEKT
- a CDS encoding tripartite tricarboxylate transporter permease: MLESLQHLATGFTIAGTLHNLLYCLVGAVVGTLIGVLPGIGPIAGIALLIPATFSLNPTSAIIMLAGIYYGAMYGGSTTSILLNVPGETASVITCIDGYKMAQKGRAGPALAICAIGSFIAGTLGLFGLVFLAPPLAQAALAFGPPEYFSLMIFGFIVLSNVTGTSLLKALMMATIGLIIGTIGLDPVTGDARFTFGSAYLLGGIEFVAVAIGLFGIGEVLTNVHQPQELLDQKVIVPRLRDLYPSLQDLKQSIASILRGAGIGFGVGLVPGPAPVIATYSSYMVERKLSKHPEAFGQGAIEGVAGPESANNSACQSAFIPLFVLGIPFAPPTAILLGALLIHGVSPGPLLLSQHPELFWGVVASMYIGNFILLILNLPFVPLFANILRIPKRILLPLVILFCFTGMYTVNNSIPDIWVMLLFGAIGFLLRKWAYEGAPLLLALVLGPRLEVAFRQSLMISHGDFAIFTRRPISLVFLVATALFLAFPLVKTLFRTFRKGKEVRLKS
- a CDS encoding TRAP transporter small permease subunit, with translation MKKVYEYICKGEVFIIKVFLIVFVALIFVAACTRYMGYPINWSVDLAVCLFAWCTFLGADVAMRQNKLMSVDYFINKLPVKYKGLMEVVNLSIILLFLLTLIGFGAWLSYTTRFRQFQGIPGFSYTWVTISVPVGGALMVITTLLKLRGKIAGQATVSPSS
- a CDS encoding SDR family oxidoreductase, which codes for MRLKGRVSIVTGGARGIGRAIVLTFVREGARVAIVDFDRDGAMALKGEIEKKGGEAIAVPCDVSKSGQVKEMVEQVKRAFGGRIDILVNNAGIIRRGTIDTVTEEDWDRVIEVNLKGTFNCSKAVVETMKQQGSGKIINISSIAGKMGDITSAPGYGPSKAGIDALTKTLARQLAPYGINVNGVAPHAIETEMSAQWSEQRRKEIIASIPLGRLGKPEDVAEAVLFLVSEEASFITGEILDVNGGALMD
- a CDS encoding TRAP transporter substrate-binding protein, coding for MKAIKWVSVFLAIALLAFLFAIQAIPIVRAQEKTTIRLASPFKGGIVVEAAEKFKEIVEKGTGGRIEVKIDAGTKSEIDINRMNRNGEIEMQSNGTAFLEYYAPPYYFFTGPYVMRDFDHYMRVWNGRLGQEARAQLEKNDLKFLGTIYRGLRQTTAKRPIYTPADVYNLKLRLPPIPSWMAVWKAIGADPIGIPLPELYNSLKEGKAEASEGDLPQIHSFKLYEVQSHLIITNHLVQTAGLLIHKPFFDKLPKADQDLIVRAGKEAEEWALNKIKTGEAALLVELQRFGMQVIIPDAASFREKAKEAVNELFKTQWTVTTWAEVLAQ
- a CDS encoding TRAP transporter large permease — its product is MLWVFIVFIVLLVMGMPVAFAIGIAGMVFFLQNPQLPFTMPIQLAISQTQNFPLLAIPLFIFAANLMNETGLTNRLIRLALVLAGHMRGGLAQTNVVLSTLMGGVSGSAIADAAMEARILGTEMIKKGFSKGYTSAVTTITACITPIIPPSIGLILYGTIGEVSIGRLFTAGIIPGLMMMAFLMVTVSITSKKRGYLPEREPPSLKEVVLALIDSIWAFLFPIALIGGIRFGLFTPTEAGAFAAVYALLIGAFFYRELTWEKFKRTLEYTIVDIGSIMLIIALSGIFGYGLAYERIGDLFSGFMLGIVSHPQLLLIVIVLALLIAGMFIESVVIILLFTAILLPLVRQVGVDPVHFGIIFMLVIVLGLVTPPVGVSMYTVCSILDCRLEDYIKESIPFIAAILLVDLMLIFFPQIVLFLPNLVFGKVY
- a CDS encoding tripartite tricarboxylate transporter TctB family protein, with the translated sequence MKKDEILVGIAIFLFGAITTILSLRMPIGTFRMAGTGLFPLCLGLLLMALSSAFIAKQILLQRKTPPAEGAPPKGSVATKQMTLFLGAMALAILLFDPLGYPLTAFLLMMALLRILGMKRWTFNVLLSLVTACVSYLLFVQWLKIPMPKGWIGL
- a CDS encoding C4-dicarboxylate TRAP transporter substrate-binding protein — protein: MKCLQKLSMMMVMGLVLGVMCSGTPALGQAKYTLKFNHVLGPTEPYHLGFQKWAKAVEEKTKGGLKIEVFHSAQLGVEEDILEQIRAGANIGQNTDSARMGMYVPGIAVMNGPYFVETLGGVERLRKMPTVQAWLDELANKFGIKVLSFSWVQGYRHFFTNKPVRSPEDLKGLRIRTPPAPIWQESVRALGATPVALPFREMYPALQQKVIDGVELVYHNIPAGRFYEVLKYITETGHIMLVNFEVVSAKWFNALPPDYQKILVEECDKAGMETSRAILDNEKNVKEDLLKRGMVLSDKVDIAAFRRAGEKAYEVLKIADVKEKVHKEMGFRK
- a CDS encoding tripartite tricarboxylate transporter substrate binding protein, with product MIKRFFTLILAFSLMMILPLQAAGFPEKEVQIIIPWAAGGATDLIFRALAPYAAKHLGKPVVVVNRPGGGSAVGYTEGAKAKPDGYTLTAAVTPLTILPHQVTTAYTYKDFEPILNVVSDPSMFLIRSDMPWKNVRELVDYAKKNPNMITVGNSGAGGGVHLVALAFEKAAGVKFNHIPFSGGGPSVTAILGGHINAVSVSPPEGIEHVKAGKLRIIALFAEKRLEMFPDVPTVKEQGIDFAMGMWRGLAAPKGTPPDVIKKLHDAFKAGMEDPAFQKTAKDMAVNLSYLGPEAFGKLMAQDHEFYGKLVKEIKK